One Manihot esculenta cultivar AM560-2 chromosome 6, M.esculenta_v8, whole genome shotgun sequence DNA segment encodes these proteins:
- the LOC122723795 gene encoding pectin acetylesterase 9-like, with translation MNIIAVTILAILLNCGSFCICAPPQRLLVKMTMVTNAPALGAFCLDGSLPAYHLHRGFGAGASNWILQFEGGGWCNDLKSCLERANTRRGSTKYMNKLATFSGILSNDTKLNPDFYNWNRVKLRYCDGASFGGDAMFKDGSSVLYFRGQKIWEAIIQDLLPKGLGQARQALLSGCSAGGLSSFLHCDDLAKVLPNAGVKCLSDAGFFLDEKDVSLKYAMRSFYAKLVALQGVEKNLNKKCTNSFSKNPELCIFPQHALKFITPPFFILNAAYDVFQINHILVPPSADMRGLWKRCKNNTAQCNEKQIDTLQGFRQNMLAALGSFSKNFNQWGMYINSCFAHCQSESQDTWLAVDSPRIHDVTIAKAVGDWYFNRNGTNEIDCPFPCDNTCHNLITTAPVP, from the exons ATGAATATTATAGCAGTAACCATACTGGCGATTTTGCTAAATTGCGGCTCGTTCTGCATTTGCGCGCCGCCGCAGCGGCTTTTGGTGAAAATGACCATGGTTACCAATGCGCCGGCTCTCGGAGCCT TTTGTTTGGATGGAAGTTTGCCTGCGTATCATCTGCACAGAGGATTCGGCGCTGGAGCAAGCAACTGGATTTTGCAGTTTGAG GGAGGTGGATGGTGCAATGATTTGAAATCATGTTTGGAGAGAGCCAATACACGCCGTGGATCTACAAAGTACATGAACAAGCTGGCGACCTTCTCAGGAATACTAAGCAACGACACCAAGCTAAATCCAG ATTTTTACAATTGGAACCGTGTAAAGCTTAGATATTGTGATGGAGCATCATTTGGGGGAGATGCCATGTTTAAAGACGGG TCGTCAGTCCTTTATTTCAGGGGGCAAAAGATTTGGGAAGCAATTATTCAAGACCTTCTCCCTAAAGGGTTGGGGCAGGCGCGTCAG GCTTTACTTTCAGGTTGCTCTGCTGGGGGTTTATCATCATTTCTCCATTGCGACGACTTAGCTAAGGTGTTACCGAATGCCGGTGTGAAGTGCTTGAGTGATGCAGGATTTTTTCTGGACGA AAAAGACGTCAGCTTGAAGTACGCTATGAGGTCCTTCTACGCAAAACTTGTTGCTCTGCAG GGAGTTGAAAAGAATCTCAATAAAAAATGCACCAATTCCTTTAGCAAAAATCCAGAACTG TGCATTTTTCCACAGCATGCGTTGAAGTTCATAACACCACCATTCTTCATCTTGAATGCAGCTTATGATGTGTTCCAA aTCAACCATATATTGGTGCCTCCTTCTGCTGACATGCGTGGACTATGGAAACGTTGTAAGAATAACACAGCACAATGTAACGAAAAACAGATAGACACATTGCAAG GTTTCAGGCAAAATATGCTGGCAGCCTTGGGATCTTTCTCCAAGAACTTCAATCAGTGGGGAATGTATATAAATTCATGCTTTGCTCATTGTCAAAGTGAATCCCAGGACACATGGTTAGCAGTCGACTCTCCTCGGATACATGACGTG ACCATTGCAAAAGCTGTTGGGGATTGGTATTTTAACAGAAATGGTACCAACGAGATTGATTGTCCGTTTCCTTGTGACAATACCTGCCATAACCTCATAACAACAGCTCCG GTTCCATAG